A portion of the Phaseolus vulgaris cultivar G19833 unplaced genomic scaffold, P. vulgaris v2.0 scaffold_28, whole genome shotgun sequence genome contains these proteins:
- the LOC137817283 gene encoding protein SIEVE ELEMENT OCCLUSION B-like, with the protein MSLSNGADATSNQQKPQLPNPFDLTDSEILEKVYVTHLHDDDKCDVDVLFDVVSSVVLKTRLAESKAYQTVFKPEFSTMKLISCQMITTPRGDRYVHQTTMCILHHLRSYSWDSKALVTLAAFALEYGNLLHLSDVVTPDNLLTNSLKQLNQIQTRKDPKTILVALVMKVLQDIQEWTRLSSFGYDIVDVPSLSDALQEVPVVVYWIIASLIAATGNLVGVSDYVLSHFVERLSSAASRFKEHLKLSGEQKGYADEYYKRKKAFSNPKDVVELLKLLIGSKVQIYDGSIKSNRDIDVFDQKYVLLFISSLDKIEDEISLLNSIYDRLQENPSEIIKNYKKEDFKILWIPIVTLWDDKQRLKFNALKDTIKWYAVEFFTELPGTDLIKEKFNYRGKPIIPVLTPLADTLNEDAMDLIFQWGIDAFPFRKIDGIDLTLKWKWFWDATKKANLGIQQVTGDRYIFIYGGADKKWVQDFAVAVEKTKGHAIILNTDTIIDQYELGKDDPRVVPRFWIEIERKRLKKHKDAVDCEIQKIVRTLLCLKQDQQGWAILTKGSNVRVLGHGEPMRQTLVEFDAWKEKVFQKEGFDVAFDEYYKIKLNQIYARQQCAIVKNNADVLVTITCPNPTCARVMEVTSVNYKCCHRDAPNTGNI; encoded by the exons ATGTCACTCTCCAATGGAGCTGATGCCACTTCCAACCAGCAGAAACCCCAGCTTCCCAACCCCTTTGATCTCACCGACTCTGAGATCCTCGAAAAAGTTTATGTCACCCACCTCCATGATGATGACAAGTGTGATGTCGATGTCCTTTTCGACGTAGTGTCCAGTGTTGTACTTAAG ACAAGGTTAGCTGAAAGCAAAGCTTATCAGACCGTTTTCAAACCAGAATTTAGTACAATGAAGCTGATTTCCTGTCAG ATGATAACCACACCCCGTGGTGATCGTTATGTGCACCAAACGACAATGTGCATTCTTCATCACCTCAGAAGCTACTCGTGGGATTCAAAGGCACTAGTAACTCTAGCTGCTTTCGCTTTGGAGTATGGGAATCTTTTGCACCTCAGTGATGTTGTAACACCAGATAACCTACTTACAAACTCGTTGAAACAACTGAATCAAATTCAAACCAGAAAGGACCCTAAGACCATTTTGGTGGCATTGGTGATGAAAGTGCTTCAGGACATCCAAGAGTGGACACGATTGTCTTCTTTTGGTTATGACATAGTGGATGTGCCATCTTTGTCTGATGCCCTGCAAGAGGTCCCTGTTGTTGTATATTGGATAATTGCTTCCCTTATTGCTGCCACTGGCAACCTCGTTGGTGTATC gGACTATGTATTATCACATTTTGTGGAAAGGCTTTCTTCTGCTGCTTCTAGATTCAAGGAACATCTGAAATTGAGCGGAGAGCAAAAAG GTTATGCAGATGAATACTACAAGCGCAAGAAGGCATTTTCTAATCCCAAAGATGTTGTAGAACTCTTAAAGCTTCTGATCGGATCTAAGGTCCAAATATATGATGGCAGCATCAAAAGCAACAGG GATATTGATGTCTTCGACCAGAAATATGTCTTGTTGTTCATTTCAAGCCTCGACAAGATTGAAGATGAGATTTCACTTTTGAATTCAATCTATGACAGACTGCAGGAAAATCCaagtgaaataataaaaaattacaagaaaGAGGATTTCAAGATTTTGTGGATTCCCATTGTGACTTTGTGGGACGACAAGCAAAGACTCAAATTCAATGCGTTGAAGGATACCATCAAATGGTACGCAGTGGAGTTCTTCACTGAGCTACCAGGCACTGACCtaataaaagagaaatttaATTACAGGGGTAAACCTATTATCCCAGTGCTCACCCCTCTTGCTGATACGTTGAATGAAGATGCTATGGACTTGATTTTTCAATGGGGGATCGACGCGTTCCCCTTTAGGAAAATTGATGGTATTGACCTTACTCTAAAATGGAAGTGGTTCTGGGATGCAACAAAGAAAGCAAATCTTGGAATACAGCAG GTCACTGGGGACAGGTACATTTTCATCTATGGAGGTGCTGACAAAAAGTGGGTCCAAGACTTCGCAGTGGCAGTGGAGAAAACAAAAGGGCATGCAATTATCTTGAACACAGATACCATAATAGATCAGTATGAGTTGGGGAAGGATGACCCGAGGGTTGTTCCTCGTTTCTGGATCGAAATAGAAAGGAAGAGACTGAAGAAGCATAAGGATGCGGTGGACTGTGAGATTCAAAAAATTGTGAGGACCTTGCTTTGCCTTAAACAAGACCAGCAAGGATGGGCTATTCTCACGAAAGGGTCTAACGTGAGGGTTCTGGGTCACGGTGAGCCTATGCGTCAAACTTTGGTTGAGTTTGATGCATGGAAAGAGAAAGTGTTTCAAAAAGAAGGCTTTGACGTGGCCTTCGATGAATACTATAAGATTAAGCTTAACCAGATATACGCTCGTCAACAATGTGCTATTGTTAAAAATAATGCAGATGTCCTAGTGACTATAACATGTCCAAATCCCACATGTGCACGTGTGATGGAGGTGACTTCCGTTAATTACAAGTGCTGCCATCGCGATGCTCCAAACACTGGCAACATCTGA